The nucleotide window CCGCCGGCGCCAGTTCCAGCGTCGCGCCGCGATAGCCGATGGCCGACAGCCCGAACAGGCCCCCAGCCGCCACGCCATACAGCGTCGCGCGCGACATCAGCCCGCCCCAGGCCGCGCCCTTCTGCCGCGACAGCAGCACCACGCCCATCAGACCCACCGCGATGGCGGCCCAGCCCGGCAGGCTGACCGCCTCGCCCAGCAGCAACGCCGAGAAGACGGCGACCTGCACCGTCTCGGTCTTGGTGAAAGCCACCCCCACCGCGAAATTGCGCAACCCGAACAGCGCCACGGTCATGTAGGTCGCCGCCACCTGCGCCACGCCCCCTGCCAGCGCAAAGGCCCAGAAGGTCACCGTCAGCGGCGGGAACGCGGCCCCGGTCGCGGCCAGCGTCACCGCCGCCGCCAGCGCGGCCAAGGGCGCGCCGAACAGGAAGCGGCTGAACGTCGCCCCGCCCACCGACAGCCCGGCCCCCTTCAGCCGCTTTTGCAGCATGAAACGCAGGGTCTGCACCGCCGCGGCGGCCAGCGTGATCGGAATCCACAGGCTCATGGCTTACTTTCGCGGCAGCATCAGCGGATGCGGCACCGGGTCTTTCGCCCGCCAGAAGTGCTTGGCAAACACTTCGGCATAAGAGGCATAGCGGTAGCCGTCATTCTTGGTCAGGTAGAAGTCGCGCCGCGCGGCATAGACGGCGGGCAGCCGGTACCATGTCACCTTGGGGTGGGTGTGGTGGACCACATGCAGGTTGTTGTTCAGGAACAGGAAGGCCAGCAGCCCCTTGTCCTCGACGATCACCGTGCGGCCGCGGGCGCGTTCATGCGCCCGGTGCTCCAGAAAGGTGCGGATCTTCAGCACCGACATCGCCAGGTAGGCGGCCAGCAGATAGGCCCAGACCGGCATCGCCGCCACGCCCATGAGCCAGGCCAGCACCAGCGCCACCCCGCCCAGATGCAGCAGCCAGTCGGTGCGGATCCTGGCATCCCCCGCCATGATCGCCCGCCAGTCGGCGCGCAGGAATACCACCGCGCCGATGGCCGGCCCCAGTGCCATCCGCCCCAGCAGCGTGTTGTTCAGCCGCAGCAGCTTTTGCACCGGGCGCGGCAGACGCTCCCACACCGCGGGGTCGAGGTAGTTCGATTCGGGGTCGTCATAGGGATCGGTCAGCCGCTCATCCATGTGATGCGCCAGATGCGTGTCGCGGAAGCGCCGGTAGGGATAGACGAGGCCCAGCGCCGGAAACACCGTGGCGTCGCTGGCGGCAGCATTGGCGAAGGGATGGCCGTGCAACACCTCGTGCTGCAGCGAGGAATGCAGCACGATGGCCAGCACCGTCAGCACAAGGCCCAGCGGTGCCCATAAGTCCCAGGCGAAGGTCGTCCCCGCCGCCCATGCGGCATAGCAGCCGACCATCAGCGCCAGCGTCGGCCATTCAACCTCGGTCGTGTCGTCCCGCACTTGTCTGTCCCCATTGCCAGGGGGCGTTGCCGCGCCCCGTGTCATCGCGCGAGTAGAAGCACCGCTTTAGCCCTTCTGGCAAGCCCGGTGACGGCGATGCCCGCCGCGATATGCGGTTCGGCCACCGAATTGCCTGCATCGGCGGCACTCAGCGCGGGCGCAACCGGCCCGGCGCATAGCCGTTGAAATCCAGCGCCTCGCGGGCGGCGGCGACCAGATCGCCCCGCGCGGCGGGCTCGCGCGACAGGATCATCCCGAACCGGCCCGAGGGCGTGCCGATCGCCGCCACCCGGTAGTCGGCGTCAACCCACAGCACCCAGAGCGGCTCTCCGCCCAGATCGGGACGGGTGGTCCCGGCCGACAGGTCGATCCGCCCCGGGCCGATTACGGCGGCAGTCCCGGCAAAGCCGCTGCGCCCGCCCGGTTCGCAGGCGGCGCCCGACACCGCGAAGCGGCCCGGCGCCGTCAGTCGCCAATCCTCGCGGGTGATGCCGCAGGGCACGGTGCCCGGTGCGGGGAAATCGGCGACGACATGCCAGGACCCGGCAAAGCGCGCCGGATCGAACAGCGCCGCCGAGGCGATCATCACGCCGGGGGCGCGGTGGCCCTGCTGCGGCGCGGTGGCCCCGCATCCGGCCAGAAGCAGCGCCAGTGCCAGGCCGGCGCGGCGGATCAGTCCAGGCATTGCGTGACCCGGGCGCCGCGGTCGGTCAGCACCTCGTGGCAGCCGAACAGCGGCT belongs to Frigidibacter mobilis and includes:
- a CDS encoding DMT family transporter, producing the protein MSLWIPITLAAAAVQTLRFMLQKRLKGAGLSVGGATFSRFLFGAPLAALAAAVTLAATGAAFPPLTVTFWAFALAGGVAQVAATYMTVALFGLRNFAVGVAFTKTETVQVAVFSALLLGEAVSLPGWAAIAVGLMGVVLLSRQKGAAWGGLMSRATLYGVAAGGLFGLSAIGYRGATLELAPAAFFTRAVVTLACVTFAQSLGMAAWLAWREPGELGRVAAAWRRTIWVGVTGMLGSLAWFTAFSLQNAAYVRAVGQVEIVFTLLASALVFRERLTAREGAGITLVIGSVVALVLLLR
- a CDS encoding lipocalin family protein, producing the protein MPGLIRRAGLALALLLAGCGATAPQQGHRAPGVMIASAALFDPARFAGSWHVVADFPAPGTVPCGITREDWRLTAPGRFAVSGAACEPGGRSGFAGTAAVIGPGRIDLSAGTTRPDLGGEPLWVLWVDADYRVAAIGTPSGRFGMILSREPAARGDLVAAAREALDFNGYAPGRLRPR
- a CDS encoding fatty acid desaturase; translated protein: MVGCYAAWAAGTTFAWDLWAPLGLVLTVLAIVLHSSLQHEVLHGHPFANAAASDATVFPALGLVYPYRRFRDTHLAHHMDERLTDPYDDPESNYLDPAVWERLPRPVQKLLRLNNTLLGRMALGPAIGAVVFLRADWRAIMAGDARIRTDWLLHLGGVALVLAWLMGVAAMPVWAYLLAAYLAMSVLKIRTFLEHRAHERARGRTVIVEDKGLLAFLFLNNNLHVVHHTHPKVTWYRLPAVYAARRDFYLTKNDGYRYASYAEVFAKHFWRAKDPVPHPLMLPRK